From Paraburkholderia sabiae, a single genomic window includes:
- a CDS encoding Gfo/Idh/MocA family protein, translating into MVISTIGRRIRLGLIGGGPGSIIGETHRIAARLDGQYDIVAAALSSNPERARQAALDLGIDGERAYASWQQMLETEAARADRIDAVAVMTPNDSHHAICMQALDLGFHVICDKPLANDLAQAREIAARVKSTNAEFCVTYCYTGFPMVRQARDMVRAGELGEIRQVHLQYVQSYLAPHDLPAGWRTEAGRAGSSLVLMDIGTHAFHLGAFVTGLDIASLCSDVGSAIPGRTVDDYVSALLRYENGARGSLWVTNAAAGSEHGLSFRIHGDKGGLEWHQEEPNRLIHRRQDAFEEIITRRLGPSTSEGAQRSTRIAIGHPEGYLEAFANLYTEFAQRVAARIDGKPGGDRPTLFPGVSDGVKGLAFVAASVKSMATGGWQDVERA; encoded by the coding sequence ATGGTGATAAGCACAATCGGCCGGCGCATCCGGCTGGGTTTGATCGGCGGCGGACCGGGTTCGATCATCGGCGAAACGCATCGGATCGCGGCGCGGCTCGACGGCCAGTACGACATCGTCGCGGCGGCGCTGTCGTCGAATCCCGAACGCGCGCGACAGGCGGCGCTCGATCTCGGCATCGACGGTGAACGTGCGTATGCGTCGTGGCAACAGATGCTCGAAACGGAAGCGGCCCGCGCGGATCGCATCGATGCCGTCGCGGTGATGACGCCCAACGACTCGCATCACGCGATCTGCATGCAGGCGCTCGATCTGGGCTTTCACGTGATCTGCGACAAGCCGCTCGCGAACGATCTCGCGCAGGCCCGCGAAATCGCCGCGCGCGTGAAATCGACCAACGCCGAGTTCTGCGTGACCTATTGCTACACCGGCTTTCCGATGGTGCGTCAGGCGCGCGACATGGTTCGCGCGGGCGAACTCGGCGAGATTCGCCAGGTGCATCTGCAATACGTGCAGAGCTATCTGGCGCCGCACGATCTGCCCGCCGGCTGGCGCACGGAAGCGGGCCGCGCCGGCAGTTCGCTCGTGTTGATGGATATCGGCACGCACGCGTTCCACCTTGGCGCGTTCGTCACGGGGCTCGACATCGCAAGTCTGTGTTCGGATGTCGGTTCGGCGATTCCGGGCCGCACCGTCGACGATTACGTGTCCGCGCTGCTGCGCTACGAGAACGGCGCACGCGGCTCGCTCTGGGTGACGAATGCCGCGGCCGGTTCGGAACACGGACTGAGCTTCCGCATTCACGGCGACAAGGGCGGACTCGAATGGCATCAGGAGGAACCGAACCGGCTGATTCATCGGCGGCAGGATGCGTTCGAGGAAATCATCACGCGCCGCCTCGGTCCGTCGACGAGCGAAGGCGCGCAGCGTTCGACGCGCATCGCAATCGGTCATCCCGAAGGTTATCTGGAAGCGTTCGCGAATCTTTATACGGAGTTCGCACAGCGCGTCGCGGCACGGATCGATGGAAAGCCAGGCGGTGACCGGCCGACGCTCTTTCCCGGTGTCAGCGATGGCGTGAAAGGACTCGCGTTCGTCGCGGCATCGGTGAAAAGCATGGCGACGGGTGGATGGCAGGACGTCGAGCGCGCTTAG
- a CDS encoding class I SAM-dependent methyltransferase, whose protein sequence is MKEDEFSAFEHRGWERVAQPYHAYFGNLTIQSHAPLLDALCVRRGVRFLDVASGPGYLAAAAAQRGADVVGVDFADSMVDQARRIYPSLTFRIGSAEDLPFSDDGFDAVGISFGMLHFSHPEKALEEAFRVLEPGGKVGFTVWAAADKAVGFSIVLKAIETHGRMDVQLPPGPPFFRFSDWAECERVLLAAGFRDPHVEEVEQTLHAPSPDALFEMLMRGGVRVSAILNAQTPQALDAISKTVRDGAARYASNGEVSIPMPCVLAYATKP, encoded by the coding sequence ATGAAAGAAGACGAATTCAGCGCCTTCGAACATCGGGGCTGGGAGCGCGTCGCTCAGCCGTATCACGCGTACTTTGGCAACCTGACGATCCAGTCGCATGCTCCGCTGCTCGATGCGCTGTGCGTGCGGCGCGGCGTGCGTTTCCTCGATGTCGCGTCGGGCCCCGGCTACCTCGCCGCGGCGGCGGCGCAGCGCGGCGCGGATGTCGTCGGCGTGGACTTCGCGGATTCGATGGTCGATCAGGCCAGGCGCATCTATCCTTCGCTAACCTTTCGGATCGGCAGCGCGGAAGACCTGCCCTTTTCCGACGATGGCTTCGATGCCGTCGGCATCAGCTTCGGCATGTTGCACTTCTCGCATCCCGAGAAAGCGCTGGAAGAAGCGTTCCGCGTGCTCGAGCCGGGCGGCAAGGTCGGCTTCACGGTCTGGGCTGCAGCCGATAAGGCCGTCGGCTTCTCGATCGTCCTGAAGGCCATCGAGACGCATGGCCGCATGGACGTGCAACTGCCTCCCGGACCGCCGTTCTTCCGCTTCAGCGACTGGGCCGAATGCGAGCGTGTGTTACTGGCGGCGGGCTTTCGCGATCCGCATGTGGAGGAAGTCGAGCAGACGCTGCACGCGCCCTCGCCCGACGCGCTGTTCGAGATGTTGATGCGCGGCGGCGTGCGGGTGTCGGCGATTCTGAACGCGCAAACGCCGCAGGCGCTGGATGCAATCAGCAAGACGGTGCGCGACGGCGCCGCGCGGTATGCGAGCAACGGCGAAGTCAGCATACCGATGCCGTGCGTGCTGGCCTACGCGACGAAGCCTTGA
- the glmS gene encoding glutamine--fructose-6-phosphate transaminase (isomerizing), translating to MCGIVGAVAQRNIVSVLIEGLRRLEYRGYDSCGVAVLANGEPKRARSVARVADLDDQVRETRLEGITGIAHTRWATHGAPVTDNAHPIFSRNELALVHNGIIENYETLREMLRGKGYEFVSQTDTEVIAHLIHSMYRGDLFAAVREATAQLHGAYAIAVLHKNQPNTVVGARQGSPLVVGLGEGENFLASDALALAGSTDRFIFLEEGDVCELTLEKVRVFDRDGKPADREVRQVAAYGGAVELGPYRHFMQKEIFEQPRAITDTIPQADAFDASLFGENAQQAFSEIDNLLILACGTSYYSGLTAKYWLESVAKIPTQVEIASEYRYRDSVPNPKSLVVVISQSGETADTLAALKHAQSLGHKHTLSVCNVGTSAMVRLTELSFLTHAGREIGVASTKAFTTQLVALFVLAATLGKMRGHVSATQEADYIRQLRHLPAALNSVLALEPQIIAWSEEFSRKENALFLGRGLHYPIALEGALKLKEISYIHAEAYPAGELKHGPLALVTEAMPVVTVAPNDALLEKLKSNIQEVRARGGQLYVFADSDTKIVNDEGLHVIRMPEHYGLLSPILHVVPLQMLAYHTACARGTDVDKPRNLAKSVTVE from the coding sequence ATGTGCGGCATTGTCGGCGCTGTTGCGCAGCGAAATATTGTTTCCGTTCTGATCGAAGGACTGCGTCGCCTCGAATATCGCGGCTATGACTCATGCGGCGTCGCCGTGCTGGCGAACGGCGAGCCGAAGCGCGCGCGCAGCGTCGCTCGCGTGGCCGATCTCGACGATCAGGTGCGCGAGACGCGCCTCGAAGGCATTACGGGCATCGCGCATACGCGCTGGGCCACGCACGGCGCGCCCGTCACCGACAACGCGCACCCGATCTTCTCGCGCAACGAACTGGCGCTCGTTCACAACGGCATCATCGAGAACTACGAGACGCTGCGCGAGATGCTGCGCGGCAAGGGTTACGAGTTCGTCTCGCAGACCGACACGGAAGTGATCGCGCATCTGATCCATAGCATGTATCGCGGCGACCTGTTCGCGGCTGTGCGCGAAGCGACGGCGCAACTTCACGGCGCGTACGCGATCGCCGTGCTGCACAAGAACCAGCCGAATACGGTGGTCGGCGCGCGTCAGGGCTCGCCGCTCGTCGTCGGTCTGGGCGAAGGCGAGAACTTCCTCGCGTCCGACGCGCTCGCGCTGGCGGGCAGCACCGACCGCTTCATCTTCCTCGAAGAAGGCGACGTCTGCGAACTGACGCTCGAGAAAGTGCGCGTGTTCGATCGCGACGGCAAGCCCGCCGATCGCGAAGTGCGCCAGGTCGCGGCGTACGGCGGCGCGGTCGAACTCGGACCGTATCGTCACTTCATGCAGAAGGAAATCTTCGAGCAGCCGCGCGCGATCACCGACACGATCCCGCAAGCCGACGCATTCGATGCTTCGCTGTTCGGCGAGAACGCGCAGCAAGCGTTTTCCGAAATCGACAACCTGCTGATTCTCGCGTGCGGCACGAGCTACTACTCGGGGCTGACGGCGAAGTACTGGCTCGAATCCGTGGCAAAGATTCCGACGCAGGTCGAAATCGCCAGCGAGTACCGTTATCGCGATTCGGTGCCGAATCCGAAGTCGCTCGTCGTCGTGATTTCGCAATCGGGCGAAACGGCCGATACGCTCGCGGCGCTCAAGCACGCGCAGTCGCTGGGCCACAAGCACACGCTGTCGGTATGCAACGTCGGCACGAGCGCGATGGTGCGTCTCACCGAGCTGTCGTTCCTCACGCACGCGGGCCGCGAAATCGGCGTCGCGTCGACGAAGGCATTTACGACGCAGCTGGTCGCGCTGTTCGTGCTCGCCGCGACGCTCGGCAAGATGCGCGGTCACGTCAGCGCCACGCAGGAAGCGGACTACATCCGCCAGCTGCGGCATCTGCCCGCCGCGCTCAACAGCGTGCTGGCGCTGGAGCCGCAGATCATCGCGTGGTCGGAAGAATTCTCGCGCAAGGAGAACGCGCTGTTCCTCGGTCGCGGTCTGCACTATCCGATTGCACTGGAAGGCGCGCTGAAGCTGAAGGAAATTTCGTACATTCACGCCGAGGCTTATCCGGCGGGCGAACTCAAGCACGGGCCGCTCGCGCTCGTCACGGAAGCGATGCCCGTCGTGACCGTCGCGCCGAACGACGCGCTGCTCGAAAAGCTCAAGTCGAACATTCAGGAGGTGCGCGCGCGTGGCGGTCAGCTGTACGTGTTTGCCGATTCCGACACGAAGATCGTCAACGACGAAGGCCTGCACGTGATCCGCATGCCGGAGCACTACGGTCTGCTGTCGCCGATCCTTCACGTCGTGCCGCTGCAGATGCTCGCGTATCACACGGCGTGTGCGCGCGGTACGGACGTCGACAAGCCGCGCAATCTCGCGAAATCGGTGACGGTGGAGTAA
- the glmU gene encoding bifunctional UDP-N-acetylglucosamine diphosphorylase/glucosamine-1-phosphate N-acetyltransferase GlmU, whose product MNIVILAAGTGKRMRSALPKVLHPLAGRPLLAHVIDTARTLNPSRLVVVVGHGAEQVRTAVAAPDVQFAVQEQQLGTGHAVQQALPLLDPSAPTLVLYGDVPLTKASTLKRLTDAAGHDGYGVLTVTLDDPTGYGRIVRDAQDKVERIVEQKDATPDQLKIAEINTGIVVMPTKRLDAWLSSLKNDNAQGEFYLTDVVELAIEAGIEVVTAQPDEEWETLGVNSKQQLAELERIHQRNVADELLVAGVTIADPARIDVRGTLECGRDVSIDVNCVFEGKVTLADNVSIGPNCVIRNASIGAGTRIDAYTHIEGAQIGAQAVLGPYARLRPGATLADETHIGNFVEVKNAVLGHGSKANHLSYIGDSDVGARVNIGAGTITCNYDGANKFRTVIEDDVFVGSDTQLVAPVRVGRGVTIAAGTTVWKDVEEGLLVLNEKSQIGKTGYVRPTKKKS is encoded by the coding sequence ATGAACATCGTGATCCTGGCGGCAGGCACCGGCAAGCGCATGCGTTCGGCATTGCCCAAGGTGCTTCATCCCCTGGCCGGTCGGCCGCTTCTCGCTCATGTCATCGATACTGCCCGCACGCTGAATCCGTCGCGACTCGTCGTCGTGGTCGGTCACGGCGCGGAACAGGTACGCACGGCTGTCGCCGCGCCCGATGTGCAATTCGCGGTGCAGGAACAGCAGCTCGGCACGGGCCACGCGGTGCAGCAGGCCTTGCCGCTGCTCGATCCGTCGGCGCCTACGCTCGTGCTGTACGGCGACGTGCCGCTCACGAAGGCCAGCACGCTCAAGCGTCTGACCGACGCGGCGGGCCACGACGGCTACGGCGTGCTGACCGTGACGCTCGACGACCCGACGGGCTACGGCCGCATCGTGCGCGATGCGCAGGACAAGGTCGAGCGCATCGTCGAACAGAAGGACGCGACGCCCGACCAGCTGAAGATCGCCGAGATCAACACGGGCATCGTCGTGATGCCGACGAAGCGTCTGGACGCATGGCTGTCGTCGCTGAAGAACGACAACGCGCAGGGCGAGTTCTATCTCACCGACGTCGTCGAACTGGCGATCGAAGCGGGCATCGAAGTTGTCACCGCGCAGCCGGACGAAGAGTGGGAAACGCTCGGCGTGAACAGCAAGCAGCAGCTCGCCGAACTCGAACGCATTCATCAGCGCAACGTCGCGGACGAACTGCTCGTCGCGGGCGTGACGATCGCCGATCCGGCGCGCATCGACGTGCGCGGCACGCTCGAATGCGGCCGCGACGTGTCGATCGACGTGAACTGCGTGTTCGAAGGCAAGGTGACGCTGGCCGACAACGTGTCGATCGGACCGAACTGCGTGATCCGCAACGCGTCGATCGGCGCGGGCACGCGCATCGATGCGTACACGCATATCGAAGGCGCGCAGATCGGCGCGCAGGCCGTGCTCGGTCCGTACGCGCGTCTGCGCCCCGGCGCGACGCTCGCGGACGAAACGCATATCGGCAACTTCGTCGAAGTGAAGAACGCGGTGCTCGGTCATGGCTCGAAGGCGAATCACCTGTCGTATATCGGCGATTCGGACGTCGGCGCGCGCGTGAACATCGGCGCGGGCACGATCACCTGCAACTATGACGGCGCGAACAAATTCCGCACGGTGATCGAAGACGACGTGTTCGTCGGCTCGGATACGCAACTGGTGGCGCCCGTGCGCGTCGGCCGCGGCGTGACGATCGCGGCGGGCACGACGGTCTGGAAAGATGTCGAAGAAGGCCTGCTGGTGCTCAACGAAAAAAGCCAGATTGGCAAGACGGGCTACGTGCGCCCGACGAAAAAGAAAAGCTGA
- the ttcA gene encoding tRNA 2-thiocytidine(32) synthetase TtcA, with the protein MNAPETLTGLEADTANAPVADAPVTDAPATEAERKRAHTRREQKEQYENNKLFKRLARQVGQAIGDFNMIEEGDKVMVCLSGGKDSYAMLDVLMRLRERAPIHFDIVAVNLDQKQPGFPEHVLPEYLSKLDIPFHIENQDTYSIVKRLVPEGKTTCSLCSRLRRGILYRVAGELGATKIALGHHRDDILQTLLLNLFYGGKLKGMPPKLQSDDGKNVVIRPLAYVKETDLEKYAELRQFPIIPCNLCGSQPNLKRAEMKALIREWDKRFPGRVENMFNALTNVVPSHLMDHKLFPFASLRATGEADPQGDIAFDEEPCSTDSASNETQRGSQTVSFVQFDDI; encoded by the coding sequence ATGAACGCTCCCGAAACCCTGACGGGCCTTGAGGCCGATACCGCGAACGCGCCCGTCGCTGACGCGCCTGTTACCGACGCGCCCGCCACCGAAGCCGAGCGCAAGCGCGCGCACACGCGCCGCGAGCAGAAAGAACAGTACGAGAACAACAAGCTGTTCAAGCGCCTCGCGCGCCAGGTCGGCCAGGCGATCGGCGACTTCAACATGATCGAGGAAGGCGACAAGGTGATGGTGTGCCTGTCGGGCGGCAAGGACAGTTACGCGATGCTCGACGTGCTGATGCGCCTGCGCGAGCGCGCGCCGATCCACTTCGACATCGTCGCCGTGAATCTCGACCAGAAGCAGCCGGGCTTCCCCGAACACGTGCTGCCCGAGTATCTGAGCAAGCTCGACATTCCGTTTCACATCGAGAATCAGGATACGTACAGCATCGTCAAGCGCCTCGTGCCCGAGGGCAAGACCACGTGCTCGCTGTGCTCGCGCTTGCGCCGCGGCATTCTGTACCGCGTGGCGGGCGAACTCGGCGCGACCAAGATCGCGCTCGGCCATCATCGCGACGACATCCTGCAGACGCTGCTGCTGAACCTGTTCTATGGCGGCAAGCTGAAGGGCATGCCGCCCAAGCTGCAATCCGACGACGGCAAGAACGTCGTGATCCGTCCGCTCGCGTACGTGAAGGAGACGGATCTGGAGAAATACGCGGAACTGCGTCAATTCCCGATCATCCCGTGCAATCTGTGCGGCAGCCAGCCGAATCTGAAACGCGCGGAAATGAAGGCGCTGATCCGCGAATGGGACAAGCGTTTCCCGGGCCGCGTCGAGAACATGTTCAATGCGTTGACCAACGTCGTGCCGTCGCATCTGATGGATCACAAGCTGTTTCCGTTCGCGTCGCTGCGCGCAACAGGCGAAGCCGATCCGCAAGGCGATATCGCTTTCGACGAAGAACCGTGTTCCACCGATTCCGCATCGAACGAGACGCAGCGGGGTTCGCAAACGGTTTCCTTCGTCCAGTTCGACGATATCTGA
- a CDS encoding dihydroneopterin aldolase, whose translation MSALLHPRLADCRRLFLRNYEVHINIGVHDFEKRGEQRVVINVELFVPLAQSTPVEDKLREVVDYDFMRSTIAKRVNQGHIHLQETLCDDLATALLTHPQVRAVLLSTEKPDVYPDCDAVGVEVFRIKED comes from the coding sequence ATGTCCGCCTTGCTTCATCCCCGGCTTGCTGATTGCCGCCGGCTCTTTCTGCGCAACTACGAGGTGCACATCAACATCGGCGTGCATGATTTCGAAAAGCGCGGCGAGCAGCGCGTGGTGATCAATGTCGAACTGTTCGTGCCGCTCGCGCAATCGACGCCCGTCGAAGACAAGCTGCGCGAAGTCGTCGATTACGACTTCATGCGCTCGACGATCGCGAAGCGCGTGAACCAGGGGCATATTCATCTGCAGGAAACGCTCTGCGACGACCTCGCGACCGCGTTGCTCACGCATCCGCAAGTGCGCGCCGTGCTTCTGTCGACGGAAAAGCCCGATGTTTATCCCGACTGCGATGCCGTGGGCGTCGAAGTCTTCCGTATCAAAGAGGACTGA
- a CDS encoding SDR family oxidoreductase: protein MTVSNDTSAARAQPDRPARTVLVTGAAHRIGRGLAVGFAAAGWNVAVHYGSSKEQADGVVAEIAALGRRAVALKADLSVEAEVERLVPDCTAALGRPSCIVNNASLFDEDTALDVSYTKLLHMTSINLGAPLVLARMLHDVTPEEARHDEALRTSVINVLDQKLYNMNPDYLSYTLSKAALGTATVALAQALAPKVRVVGLAPGLTLQSGDQTAAAFESAHKVTPLGRASRVEDLVAAALYLADARGVTGTTLVVDGGQHLVPLPRDVMFLTGADR from the coding sequence ATGACCGTCTCGAACGATACTTCCGCCGCCCGCGCCCAGCCTGACCGGCCCGCCCGCACCGTGCTCGTCACGGGCGCCGCGCACCGGATCGGCCGTGGGCTGGCCGTCGGGTTCGCCGCGGCGGGCTGGAACGTGGCAGTGCACTACGGCTCGTCGAAGGAACAGGCCGACGGCGTGGTCGCGGAAATCGCCGCGTTGGGGCGGCGGGCCGTCGCGCTGAAGGCGGACCTGTCCGTCGAGGCGGAAGTCGAGCGGCTCGTGCCCGATTGCACGGCGGCGCTCGGGCGTCCGTCTTGCATCGTGAACAACGCGTCGCTGTTCGACGAGGACACCGCGCTCGACGTCAGCTACACGAAGCTGCTGCACATGACGTCGATCAACCTCGGTGCGCCGCTCGTGCTCGCGCGGATGCTGCACGACGTCACGCCGGAAGAGGCGCGGCACGACGAAGCGCTGCGCACTTCGGTGATCAACGTGCTGGACCAGAAGCTGTACAACATGAACCCGGATTACCTGTCGTACACGCTGTCGAAGGCCGCGCTCGGCACGGCGACCGTCGCGCTCGCACAGGCGCTCGCGCCGAAGGTCCGGGTCGTCGGTCTCGCGCCCGGTCTGACGCTGCAATCCGGCGATCAGACGGCGGCCGCCTTCGAGAGCGCGCACAAGGTGACGCCGCTTGGCCGTGCGTCGCGCGTCGAGGATCTCGTCGCGGCGGCGCTGTATCTCGCGGATGCGCGCGGCGTGACGGGCACGACGCTGGTTGTCGACGGCGGCCAGCATCTCGTGCCGCTGCCACGCGATGTGATGTTTTTGACGGGCGCCGACCGCTAG
- a CDS encoding class I SAM-dependent methyltransferase: protein MNPKAHQPDSLPAPGPTALAQSEALVSRIRAEIDANGGWMPFDRYMERALYAPGLGYYSGGSVKFGRRAEDGSDFVTAPELSPLFAETLARPIAQALEASGTRHVMEFGAGTGKLASGLLNALFELDAPFDTYSIVDLSGELRERQRDTIEAHAPALAARVRWLDALPEQFEGVVVGNEVLDAMPVRLFARSGGTWHERGVSALDGALRFEDRPVQSTHDAAFLRDLEIEGDEDYVTETHEAALAFTRTVCTMLTRGAVFLIDYGFPRHEYYHAQRAQGTLMCHYRHRAHGDPFLYPGLQDITAHVEFTGIAEAGVDTGADLLGYTSQARFLMNAGITDALSTIDPSDIPNFLPAANAVQKLLSEAEMGELFKVIAFSRGIDDTLDAFARGDRTHTL, encoded by the coding sequence ATGAATCCGAAAGCTCACCAACCCGATAGTTTACCTGCTCCCGGCCCGACCGCGCTCGCGCAGTCGGAAGCGCTGGTTTCGCGGATTCGCGCGGAGATCGACGCAAACGGCGGCTGGATGCCGTTCGATCGCTACATGGAGCGCGCGTTGTACGCGCCGGGGCTGGGCTATTACAGCGGCGGCTCGGTCAAATTCGGGCGTCGCGCCGAGGACGGAAGCGACTTCGTGACGGCGCCCGAACTGTCGCCGCTATTTGCCGAAACGCTCGCGCGGCCCATCGCGCAGGCGCTCGAAGCGAGCGGCACACGTCACGTGATGGAATTCGGCGCGGGCACGGGCAAGCTGGCGTCCGGCTTGCTCAATGCGCTGTTCGAACTCGACGCGCCGTTCGACACCTACTCGATCGTCGATCTGTCGGGCGAATTGCGCGAGCGTCAGCGTGACACCATCGAGGCGCATGCGCCCGCGCTCGCCGCCCGCGTGCGCTGGCTCGACGCGTTGCCGGAACAGTTCGAAGGGGTCGTGGTCGGCAACGAAGTGCTCGACGCGATGCCCGTGCGGCTCTTCGCGCGTAGCGGCGGAACGTGGCACGAGCGCGGCGTTTCGGCGCTGGACGGCGCGCTGCGCTTCGAAGACCGCCCTGTTCAATCAACGCACGATGCCGCTTTTCTGCGCGATCTGGAAATAGAAGGCGACGAGGATTACGTGACGGAAACGCACGAAGCCGCGCTCGCCTTCACGCGCACCGTCTGCACGATGCTGACGCGCGGCGCGGTGTTTCTGATCGATTACGGCTTTCCGCGTCACGAGTACTACCACGCGCAACGCGCGCAGGGCACGCTGATGTGCCACTACCGGCATCGCGCGCACGGCGATCCGTTTCTCTATCCGGGCTTGCAGGACATCACCGCGCACGTCGAATTCACGGGCATCGCCGAAGCGGGTGTCGACACGGGCGCGGATCTGCTCGGCTATACGTCGCAGGCGCGCTTTCTGATGAACGCGGGCATCACGGATGCGCTGAGCACCATCGATCCGTCCGACATCCCCAACTTCCTGCCCGCCGCGAACGCGGTCCAGAAGCTGCTGTCGGAAGCGGAGATGGGCGAGCTGTTCAAGGTGATCGCGTTTTCGCGCGGTATCGACGATACGCTCGATGCCTTCGCGCGCGGCGACCGCACGCACACGCTCTGA
- a CDS encoding DUF2905 domain-containing protein: MIRWLLTTFIAVAVLSSCWPWLRKLGIGRLPGDVTLRLFGKEYPFPFMSTLVLSMLLSLIARLL, from the coding sequence ATGATCCGCTGGCTGCTGACTACCTTCATCGCGGTGGCCGTGCTGTCGTCGTGCTGGCCGTGGCTGCGCAAGCTGGGAATCGGCAGATTGCCGGGCGACGTCACGTTGCGGCTGTTCGGAAAGGAATACCCGTTTCCGTTCATGTCGACGCTGGTGCTGTCGATGCTGCTGTCGCTGATCGCCCGGCTGCTCTGA
- a CDS encoding multifunctional CCA addition/repair protein: protein MNIYAVGGAIRDELLGMAVQDRDYVVVGATPEQMIAQGFRPVGKDFPVFLHPDTHEEYALARTERKTSAGYHGFQFFYAPDVTLEEDLARRDLTVNAMAREVTPDGKLIGPVIDPFNGQEDLKHRIFRHVSDAFLEDPVRILRVARFSARFTDFTVAPDTLALMQKMVAAGEVDALVPERVWQEVSRGLMEKKPSRMFDVLRDCGALARILPEIDALYGVPQRADYHPEVDTGVHVMMVVDHAAAQNYALAVRFAALTHDLGKATTPEDVLPRHIGHEGRSVDLLKPLCERLRVPNECRDLAVLVAREHGNIHRVTETKAAGIVRLFERCDALRKPARFAEALQACEADARGRLGFEANAYPQAERLRQALVAARAVDAGAIAKSYENNPAKIKDAVHRERVRAVAKALGEAPSESEDN from the coding sequence ATGAATATCTACGCTGTAGGCGGTGCGATCCGCGACGAACTGCTCGGCATGGCCGTGCAGGATCGCGATTACGTGGTGGTCGGCGCGACGCCCGAGCAGATGATCGCGCAGGGCTTTCGTCCTGTCGGCAAGGACTTTCCCGTTTTCCTGCATCCCGACACGCACGAGGAATACGCGCTCGCGCGTACCGAGCGCAAGACGTCGGCCGGTTATCACGGCTTCCAGTTTTTCTATGCGCCCGATGTGACGCTCGAAGAAGACCTCGCGCGCCGCGATCTGACTGTCAACGCGATGGCGCGTGAAGTCACGCCGGACGGAAAGCTGATCGGACCCGTGATCGATCCGTTCAACGGTCAGGAAGATCTGAAGCATCGCATTTTCCGGCATGTCAGCGACGCGTTTCTGGAAGACCCGGTGCGGATTCTGCGCGTCGCGCGCTTCTCGGCGCGCTTTACCGATTTCACCGTCGCGCCCGACACGCTCGCGCTGATGCAGAAGATGGTCGCAGCGGGTGAAGTGGACGCGCTCGTGCCCGAACGCGTGTGGCAGGAAGTGTCGCGCGGCCTGATGGAGAAGAAGCCGTCGCGGATGTTCGACGTGCTGCGCGACTGCGGCGCGCTCGCGCGGATTCTGCCGGAGATCGACGCGCTGTACGGCGTGCCGCAACGCGCCGACTATCACCCGGAAGTGGACACGGGCGTGCACGTGATGATGGTCGTCGATCACGCTGCCGCGCAGAACTATGCACTGGCCGTTCGCTTCGCGGCGCTCACACACGATCTTGGCAAGGCGACCACGCCCGAAGATGTATTGCCGCGTCACATCGGCCATGAAGGGCGCAGCGTCGATCTGCTCAAGCCGCTGTGCGAACGTCTGCGCGTGCCGAACGAATGCCGCGATCTCGCGGTGCTGGTGGCGCGCGAGCACGGCAATATTCATCGCGTGACGGAGACTAAGGCGGCGGGCATCGTGCGGCTGTTCGAGCGTTGCGACGCGCTGCGCAAGCCCGCGCGTTTCGCCGAAGCGCTTCAGGCCTGCGAAGCCGACGCGCGGGGCCGGCTTGGCTTCGAAGCGAACGCGTATCCGCAGGCGGAGCGTCTGCGTCAGGCGCTCGTCGCGGCGCGCGCCGTCGATGCGGGCGCGATCGCGAAGTCGTACGAAAACAATCCGGCGAAGATCAAGGACGCCGTGCATCGCGAGCGCGTGCGTGCGGTCGCGAAGGCGTTGGGCGAGGCGCCGTCGGAGTCGGAAGACAACTGA